The Aliarcobacter cryaerophilus ATCC 43158 genome includes a region encoding these proteins:
- a CDS encoding patatin-like phospholipase family protein, with translation MDIKLGVVLSGGGAKGAYEAGFLKALSEFNIQPDAISGTSIGALNGAIYSSNKNTKDVALALEKIWKDLANTKALSFIDKKKTFMTFVEILTIFSPTAPVSRLARGISYLASKGNNKSGALKIEPINNILGNYTSIEKLRMGLPFYVGLTESSGNVIDALRLFELENNGLTEYRKIKDLKDEDIYTTILASAALPIFFDAQKIDGVEYRDGCLGSLNNEWGNTPAKPLIEKESCTHLIVCHLNEGSFFDRNDPIFDNTQIIEIRPTQDTFSKFWFSTLRFSVDKIDLWMNQGYEDSKRILSESFKALSTKNQRINSEIKSDISIERLKNQNFFIPDIKQRVL, from the coding sequence ATGGATATTAAATTAGGAGTAGTGCTTTCTGGTGGTGGAGCAAAAGGAGCTTATGAAGCTGGATTTTTAAAAGCTTTGAGTGAATTTAATATTCAACCTGATGCTATTTCAGGAACTAGTATAGGTGCTTTAAATGGGGCTATATATTCATCAAATAAGAATACAAAAGATGTTGCATTAGCTCTTGAAAAAATTTGGAAAGATTTAGCAAATACAAAAGCATTAAGTTTTATAGATAAAAAGAAAACTTTTATGACTTTTGTAGAAATATTAACCATTTTTAGTCCTACCGCACCAGTTAGTAGATTAGCTAGAGGAATTTCTTACTTGGCTTCTAAAGGAAATAATAAATCTGGAGCATTAAAAATAGAACCTATTAATAATATTCTTGGAAATTATACTTCAATTGAGAAATTAAGAATGGGTTTACCTTTTTATGTTGGCTTAACAGAAAGTAGTGGAAATGTAATTGATGCTCTAAGACTTTTTGAACTTGAAAATAATGGATTAACTGAATATAGAAAAATTAAAGATTTAAAAGATGAAGATATTTATACGACTATTTTAGCTTCAGCAGCTTTACCTATATTTTTTGATGCACAAAAAATTGATGGAGTAGAATATAGAGATGGTTGTTTAGGCTCTTTAAATAATGAATGGGGAAATACACCTGCAAAACCTTTAATAGAAAAAGAAAGTTGTACTCATCTTATAGTTTGTCATTTAAATGAAGGAAGTTTTTTTGATAGGAATGACCCTATATTTGATAATACACAAATTATTGAAATTAGACCTACTCAAGATACTTTTAGTAAATTTTGGTTTTCAACGTTACGATTTAGTGTAGATAAAATAGATTTATGGATGAATCAAGGATATGAAGATAGTAAAAGAATTTTAAGTGAATCATTTAAAGCCTTAAGTACAAAAAATCAAAGAATAAACAGTGAAATTAAGTCTGATATTTCTATCGAAAGATTAAAGAACCAAAACTTCTTTATTCCTGATATCAAACAAAGAGTACTTTAG
- a CDS encoding tyrosine-type recombinase/integrase, whose amino-acid sequence MVKKNQYELIENSVIDDGAFLLEPYDDWKENIAFWIAQYLSQKCDEQSRRFVTEYNIPKIISIKEAILNSKDIEAIGKYVNELGVLKFKAIKQYYNNIYPFYHYMLERKAYSIKNITTTLLANYFSNTEEKQKKDLAAEKIIKVDIPKNIKNIWELSYASKINRLTVLLNFIKFIENSNIDKESENEVFLFDIERSKISKSIQKEKRVLSVLTPKDGFQKFFNAIELVQYKDEVRERNILMLKLLMYLGIRVSELVYLKKDDITIDKNIVKFNIIGKGNKQRLLYVTYSHIKKHMIKYEKIRTESPDGFYFTTNKGKQVNDRYINTIVHNTLVAAQIEVTKKSSVHMLRHSVASYLKHTLKMDNASISKWLGHEDIRTTMIYLHYTEQEIIDMAKSFKKIGN is encoded by the coding sequence ATGGTAAAAAAGAATCAATATGAATTAATTGAAAATTCAGTTATAGATGATGGAGCTTTTTTACTTGAACCATATGATGACTGGAAAGAAAATATAGCTTTTTGGATTGCACAGTACTTAAGTCAAAAATGTGATGAACAATCAAGAAGATTTGTAACTGAATATAATATACCAAAGATAATTAGTATCAAAGAAGCTATACTTAATAGCAAAGATATTGAAGCAATAGGAAAATATGTAAATGAGCTAGGGGTTTTAAAATTTAAAGCTATCAAACAGTATTATAATAATATATATCCATTTTATCACTATATGCTTGAGAGAAAAGCTTACTCAATTAAAAATATAACAACTACCCTATTAGCAAATTATTTTTCTAATACAGAAGAAAAACAAAAAAAAGATTTAGCTGCAGAAAAAATTATAAAAGTTGATATACCAAAAAATATTAAGAATATTTGGGAATTAAGTTATGCAAGTAAAATAAACAGATTAACTGTATTACTAAATTTTATAAAATTTATAGAGAACTCAAACATAGATAAAGAATCAGAAAATGAAGTATTCTTATTTGATATAGAAAGAAGTAAAATTTCAAAAAGTATTCAAAAAGAAAAAAGAGTTTTATCTGTATTAACTCCAAAAGATGGTTTTCAGAAATTCTTTAATGCAATAGAGCTTGTACAATATAAAGATGAAGTAAGAGAGAGGAATATATTAATGTTAAAATTATTGATGTATCTTGGTATCAGAGTATCTGAATTAGTATATTTAAAAAAAGATGATATAACTATTGATAAAAATATTGTTAAGTTCAATATTATTGGTAAAGGGAATAAACAAAGATTACTGTATGTCACTTATAGTCATATAAAAAAACACATGATTAAATATGAAAAGATTAGAACTGAATCACCAGATGGATTTTACTTTACAACTAATAAAGGGAAACAAGTAAATGATAGATATATAAATACTATAGTTCACAATACTTTAGTAGCTGCTCAAATAGAAGTAACAAAAAAATCAAGTGTTCATATGCTAAGACACAGTGTTGCAAGTTATCTAAAGCATACACTCAAAATGGATAATGCATCCATCTCAAAATGGTTAGGACATGAAGATATTAGAACTACAATGATATATCTTCATTATACAGAACAAGAAATTATTGATATGGCTAAATCATTTAAAAAGATTGGAAACTAA
- a CDS encoding tyrosine-type recombinase/integrase, whose amino-acid sequence MKIDKLLQDFLFHCKFEKNLNPKTIAAYTMDIEQFKTFKDIQSMCINEVDKDILKEYIQHLYTLELKPKSIKRKLATLKAFFTHLEFDEIITISPFRKMRVSIKEQKLLPKTIEIQNIRKLFKYIYKIKSDSNNIEQYSYKALTRDIAILELLFATGLRVSEVSNIKYNDINLSTGNIKVLGKGGKERTIQICDQEVKIALKEYLSIFKDEILKKEWFFINRLGNKFTEHSIANMIKKYQTKANIQQHLTPHMFRHSFATMLLEEGVDIRYIQGMLGHSSISTTQIYTQINMKQQRKLLSTKHPRRNFQFLS is encoded by the coding sequence ATGAAAATAGACAAGTTACTACAAGATTTTTTATTTCATTGTAAATTTGAGAAAAATCTAAATCCAAAAACAATTGCTGCTTATACAATGGATATAGAGCAATTTAAAACATTTAAAGATATTCAATCTATGTGTATTAATGAAGTTGATAAAGATATATTGAAAGAATATATTCAGCATTTATATACTTTAGAACTAAAACCAAAATCAATTAAAAGAAAACTAGCAACATTAAAAGCTTTTTTTACACACCTCGAATTTGATGAAATTATTACTATAAGTCCATTTAGAAAAATGAGAGTTTCAATAAAAGAACAAAAATTACTACCAAAAACAATTGAAATTCAAAATATTAGAAAACTATTTAAATATATTTATAAAATTAAATCCGATTCTAATAACATAGAACAATACTCATATAAAGCACTTACAAGAGATATTGCTATTTTAGAATTATTATTTGCGACGGGACTTAGAGTATCGGAGGTCAGTAATATAAAATATAATGATATTAATTTAAGTACTGGAAATATAAAAGTTTTAGGTAAAGGTGGGAAAGAAAGAACTATTCAAATTTGTGATCAGGAAGTGAAAATAGCTTTAAAAGAATATTTATCAATATTTAAAGATGAGATACTTAAAAAAGAGTGGTTTTTTATTAATAGATTAGGTAATAAATTTACAGAACATTCTATTGCAAATATGATAAAAAAATATCAAACAAAGGCAAATATACAACAACATTTAACTCCACATATGTTTCGTCACAGTTTTGCAACTATGCTTCTTGAAGAAGGAGTTGATATTAGATATATACAAGGGATGCTAGGACATTCATCTATCTCAACAACTCAAATTTATACTCAAATAAATATGAAGCAACAAAGAAAACTTCTATCAACAAAACATCCAAGAAGAAACTTCCAATTCCTCTCTTAA
- a CDS encoding tetratricopeptide repeat protein — MNLYNETPFVNRYKILSFFSKHIENNLGKAVSIIYSRKGIGKSRLCKEILKDIKTTSTKVKVSINCSKVDFSQDGFYIKQIAKEINKNSLTISSISIEKFLQIDSENDHNELIYKIANDYMEKSSVLKNVKDVISKFFSIGNFNSDKIFDSNVAESIKLSYKYIEYCAKNNYFVINIENIQNIDITSLNFLVKLASKIENIYLLLEYTISNNKNSLSLDELQNSLIEVTDLKIETKELEQLNENELIKLLESNNDLLRQYIKTSYTKWDGNLRPFVNLHYNLPISNEEVKNFISNSNNTINNLVTNDLLDLQTKEIFLLIFIAVHGDSVELNLINQIHNINIMTDISNIFDFELELNRLVKKRFLVEYNKSYMINDDTILDILLNLSSFSSKKILATQLWLTIYTQVYNNDNNHFISKSTIIFNILKFSVQLQEKQNILKYLNELMFLFRNSTPIWVKNWIQKILDSFKNSTNEYINNLIKIRLSEITQNLSLYDTSYSLLNSIRSHDDNLLLAKAILLENNSKPHESLDIINSIIEKDNLNTRLYLLCKINQISSLRSLNNYKKAEQIFKKLLDMDEYKNYLEFGFVLRLAGTIYDSKKALPFVIESIEHFHNHNALIQELHSRIELSVIHIYNEEFELAQEQLEITSKISQKNFIESYIITNNLAIVNLYQNKDIENTYTMLKRCLSMVQTPFDKLALHINLLISANCLNLDKELILNLCATIDELCLLDNISDKEIKRISYLNLMLSCKKIGNDEQLDIYKRRFEHIIVQSNKYELDTKFKMLINNELGLSMQENCVGHFITCELSHWSIEFDNILNNFE; from the coding sequence GTGAATCTTTACAATGAAACGCCTTTTGTTAATAGATATAAGATATTAAGCTTTTTTTCTAAACATATTGAAAATAATTTAGGGAAAGCCGTATCTATTATATATTCTAGAAAAGGTATTGGTAAAAGTAGATTATGTAAAGAAATACTTAAAGATATTAAAACTACTTCAACAAAAGTGAAAGTAAGTATTAATTGTTCTAAAGTAGATTTTTCACAAGATGGTTTTTATATTAAACAAATTGCTAAAGAAATAAATAAAAATAGTTTAACTATTTCTTCTATAAGTATAGAAAAATTTTTACAAATAGATTCCGAAAATGACCATAATGAACTTATATATAAAATAGCAAATGACTATATGGAAAAATCATCTGTTTTAAAGAATGTAAAAGATGTAATATCAAAATTTTTTAGTATTGGTAATTTTAATAGTGATAAAATTTTTGATTCTAATGTTGCAGAAAGTATCAAATTATCTTATAAGTATATTGAATATTGTGCTAAAAATAACTATTTTGTTATAAATATAGAAAATATTCAAAATATTGATATAACATCTTTAAACTTTTTAGTAAAACTTGCCTCTAAAATAGAAAACATTTATTTATTACTAGAATATACTATTTCTAATAATAAAAATTCTTTAAGTTTAGATGAATTACAAAATAGTCTGATTGAAGTTACAGACCTAAAAATAGAAACTAAAGAATTAGAACAATTAAATGAAAATGAACTTATCAAATTGTTAGAAAGCAACAATGACTTGCTAAGACAATATATTAAAACATCTTATACAAAATGGGATGGAAATTTAAGACCATTTGTTAATTTGCACTATAATCTGCCAATTAGCAATGAAGAGGTTAAAAACTTTATTTCTAATAGTAATAATACAATTAATAATCTTGTTACTAATGATCTTCTAGATTTACAAACTAAAGAAATTTTTTTACTTATTTTTATAGCTGTTCATGGTGATTCAGTTGAATTAAATTTAATTAATCAAATACATAATATAAATATTATGACAGATATATCTAATATCTTCGATTTTGAATTAGAATTAAACAGACTTGTTAAAAAAAGATTTTTAGTAGAATATAACAAATCTTATATGATTAACGATGATACGATTTTAGATATCCTTTTAAATTTATCATCTTTTAGTTCAAAAAAGATTTTAGCAACACAATTATGGTTGACTATTTACACACAAGTATATAATAATGACAATAACCATTTTATTTCAAAAAGTACAATAATTTTCAATATATTAAAATTTTCTGTTCAATTACAGGAAAAACAAAATATACTTAAATATCTAAATGAACTTATGTTCTTATTTAGAAATTCTACTCCTATTTGGGTCAAAAACTGGATACAAAAAATTTTAGATAGCTTTAAAAATTCAACAAATGAATATATTAATAATCTTATAAAAATAAGATTAAGTGAAATTACCCAAAATCTATCACTATACGATACTTCATATTCTTTACTAAATTCAATAAGATCACATGATGATAATTTATTACTTGCAAAAGCAATTTTATTAGAAAATAACTCAAAGCCACATGAGTCATTAGATATTATTAATTCAATCATTGAGAAAGATAATTTAAATACAAGATTATACTTATTATGCAAAATTAATCAAATATCTTCATTGCGTTCTCTTAATAACTACAAAAAAGCTGAGCAAATATTTAAAAAACTTCTGGATATGGATGAATATAAAAATTATCTAGAATTTGGTTTTGTTTTAAGATTAGCAGGAACTATATATGATAGTAAAAAAGCATTGCCTTTTGTAATTGAAAGTATAGAACACTTTCATAATCATAATGCATTGATACAGGAGTTACATAGTAGAATAGAACTATCCGTGATACATATTTATAATGAAGAATTTGAATTAGCTCAAGAACAATTAGAAATTACTTCTAAAATTAGTCAGAAAAATTTTATAGAGAGTTATATTATTACAAATAATTTAGCTATAGTTAATCTATATCAAAATAAAGATATTGAAAACACATATACAATGTTAAAAAGATGTTTAAGTATGGTTCAAACGCCATTTGATAAACTTGCCTTGCATATCAATTTATTGATTAGTGCAAATTGTTTAAATTTGGATAAAGAATTAATTTTAAATCTATGTGCAACTATTGATGAGCTTTGCCTACTGGATAATATTTCAGATAAAGAGATTAAACGAATTTCTTATTTAAATTTGATGTTAAGTTGTAAAAAAATAGGAAATGACGAGCAATTGGATATATATAAAAGACGATTCGAACATATAATTGTTCAAAGCAACAAATATGAGCTCGATACAAAATTTAAAATGCTCATTAATAATGAATTAGGTCTTTCAATGCAAGAAAATTGTGTTGGACATTTCATAACGTGTGAATTATCTCATTGGAGTATTGAGTTTGATAATATTTTGAACAATTTTGAATAA
- a CDS encoding Fic family protein yields MKENIIKWIWQHKDYPNFKYDKSKLTDLLTQIEYNRGQLDGISKLFNRDDITKIEIETLTDEAINTSLIEGELLKRESVRSSFKKKLDKDFDARSDKYSTIATDNLVEILIDSNLNKKELHIDRLHGWHNCLFEHTQYSKLNKIDIAKFRSHSDMEVISGAIGYEKVHYKAIPVEKIDKNIENFLKYCNESFENLYIKAAIVHIWFVIIHPYDDGNGRIARAITDYVLSQNNTNTQFKLYSISTAINKDRKAYYDILDKTTNLFLNREFDITAWIIWHLNILNNAMEEALKNIEYLIQKTKFWDEHRNKALNERQIKVLNKILDVGNENFEGGLNTKKYISLTKVSKATAVRDITALVEFGCIKQIIGTAGRNVRYEIKF; encoded by the coding sequence ATGAAAGAAAATATTATAAAATGGATATGGCAACATAAAGATTATCCAAATTTTAAATATGACAAATCAAAGTTAACAGATTTACTTACTCAAATTGAATATAATAGAGGACAACTTGATGGTATTTCAAAATTATTTAATAGAGATGATATAACAAAAATTGAAATTGAAACATTAACTGATGAAGCAATTAATACATCTTTAATAGAGGGTGAACTTTTAAAAAGAGAAAGCGTTAGATCTTCATTTAAGAAAAAACTAGATAAAGATTTTGATGCAAGAAGTGATAAATATTCAACAATTGCAACTGATAATTTAGTTGAAATTTTAATAGATTCAAATTTAAATAAAAAAGAATTACATATAGATAGATTACATGGTTGGCACAACTGTCTTTTTGAACATACACAATATAGTAAATTAAATAAAATTGATATTGCAAAATTCAGAAGCCATAGTGATATGGAAGTAATCTCTGGTGCAATTGGATATGAAAAAGTTCACTATAAAGCAATACCTGTAGAAAAAATTGATAAAAATATAGAAAACTTCTTAAAATATTGTAATGAAAGTTTTGAAAATCTATATATAAAAGCTGCAATAGTTCATATTTGGTTTGTAATTATACATCCTTATGATGATGGAAATGGAAGAATTGCTAGAGCTATTACAGATTATGTTCTTTCACAAAACAATACAAATACACAATTTAAACTATACTCTATTTCAACTGCGATTAATAAAGATAGAAAAGCTTATTATGATATTCTAGATAAAACTACAAATTTATTTTTAAATAGAGAGTTTGATATTACAGCTTGGATTATTTGGCATTTAAATATATTAAATAATGCCATGGAAGAAGCGCTAAAAAACATTGAATATCTAATACAAAAAACAAAGTTTTGGGATGAACATAGAAACAAAGCTCTAAATGAAAGACAAATAAAAGTTTTAAATAAAATATTGGATGTTGGGAATGAGAATTTTGAAGGTGGATTAAATACAAAAAAATATATATCTTTAACAAAAGTTAGTAAAGCTACAGCAGTTAGGGATATAACTGCTCTTGTAGAATTTGGATGTATAAAACAAATTATTGGTACTGCTGGTCGAAATGTTAGGTATGAGATTAAGTTTTAA
- a CDS encoding ATP-binding protein, with product MDLATLQKISTQILSREVPIYKRYLYSKIDFNSKLIGIKGARGAGKSTILLQYAKSLNYPISKILYVSCDHPAMSGVSLYDIAEAFYARGGKLFIIDEIHKNENFSKDLKAIYDVFDLQVLFSGSSALQIEYSSADLSRRAVIHTLGVLSLREFCELQTNQTFQSYSLEDILKNHEDITFEILKKIRPLEQFNNYLKYGCYPFYKESLSDYSMKLLEVINLTIDSDLCGIYNIEPSKLDKLKKIIYMLCSTKPYELNISKLSSAVGTSWPTLQKYLERMDAGSLIHIVRAGEGMRAINKPDKLLLDNPNLFVVACGNGDIGSIRESFFVSQLVLHNQVHYHDKGDFIINDNYVFEIGGASKDASQLKGNKNGYVVNDDVEIGFDNKIPLWLFGFLY from the coding sequence ATGGATTTAGCAACACTTCAAAAAATATCTACTCAAATCTTATCTAGAGAAGTTCCAATTTATAAAAGATATCTTTATTCAAAAATTGATTTCAATAGTAAATTAATAGGTATAAAAGGAGCAAGAGGTGCTGGAAAAAGTACTATACTTTTACAATATGCAAAAAGTTTAAACTACCCTATTTCAAAAATACTTTATGTTAGTTGTGATCATCCAGCAATGAGTGGGGTATCATTATATGATATTGCTGAAGCATTTTATGCAAGAGGTGGAAAACTTTTTATTATTGATGAAATACATAAAAATGAAAATTTTTCAAAAGATTTAAAAGCAATATATGATGTATTTGATTTACAAGTCTTATTTAGTGGCTCTTCTGCTTTACAAATAGAGTACTCTAGTGCTGATTTATCAAGAAGAGCAGTTATTCATACATTAGGTGTTTTATCTTTAAGAGAATTTTGTGAATTACAAACTAATCAAACTTTTCAAAGTTATTCATTAGAAGATATTTTAAAAAATCACGAAGACATTACTTTTGAAATTTTAAAAAAAATAAGACCTCTTGAACAATTTAATAACTATTTAAAATATGGATGTTATCCTTTTTACAAAGAATCACTAAGTGATTATTCTATGAAACTTTTAGAAGTAATAAATCTTACAATTGACTCAGATTTATGTGGAATATATAATATAGAACCTTCAAAGCTAGATAAATTAAAAAAGATTATTTATATGCTTTGTAGTACAAAACCTTATGAATTAAATATCTCAAAACTAAGTTCAGCAGTTGGAACATCATGGCCAACTTTACAAAAATATTTAGAAAGAATGGATGCTGGAAGTTTAATACATATTGTAAGAGCAGGTGAAGGAATGAGAGCTATTAATAAACCAGATAAACTTCTTTTAGATAATCCAAATCTTTTCGTAGTTGCTTGTGGAAATGGTGATATAGGATCTATTAGAGAGAGTTTTTTTGTATCTCAACTTGTACTTCATAATCAAGTACACTATCATGACAAAGGTGATTTTATTATAAATGATAATTATGTATTTGAAATAGGAGGTGCATCAAAAGATGCATCTCAACTAAAAGGAAATAAAAATGGTTATGTTGTAAATGATGATGTAGAAATTGGATTTGATAATAAAATACCACTTTGGCTTTTTGGATTTCTTTACTAA
- a CDS encoding helix-turn-helix domain-containing protein: MIKSSVQKILMVASKKIRAERIALELSQEEFANFVDIKYSTYKTFEQKGKITFENYVKILMKINKEEQFNKFLEGFEFNDQKERANKKNENDNMYLKPIIEPSQKYIILDKKLFGEELFYSVEDGHRYEIPNFINIVLNKWNEKRLMLLLKYFGPERLAYHVIERKDINLLKSFNKHKAHIYKQLN; this comes from the coding sequence ATGATTAAAAGTTCTGTACAAAAAATTTTAATGGTCGCTAGTAAAAAGATAAGAGCTGAACGAATTGCACTTGAACTAAGCCAGGAAGAGTTTGCTAATTTTGTTGATATTAAATATTCTACATACAAGACTTTTGAACAAAAAGGAAAAATCACATTTGAAAATTATGTAAAAATTCTAATGAAAATAAATAAAGAAGAACAGTTTAATAAATTTTTAGAGGGATTTGAGTTTAATGATCAAAAAGAGAGAGCAAATAAAAAAAATGAAAATGACAATATGTATCTAAAGCCTATTATAGAACCAAGTCAAAAATATATCATCCTTGATAAAAAATTATTTGGTGAAGAATTGTTTTATAGTGTAGAAGATGGACATAGATATGAAATACCAAATTTTATAAATATTGTTTTAAATAAATGGAATGAAAAAAGACTAATGTTACTTTTAAAATATTTTGGACCAGAAAGATTAGCTTATCATGTAATAGAACGAAAAGATATTAATTTATTAAAATCATTCAATAAACACAAAGCACATATTTATAAACAATTAAACTAA
- a CDS encoding PLDc N-terminal domain-containing protein: MGMPSGISLFIISLFMIMPLVMLVNVAISEFKDNINKIVWIIIILVLYPIGWILYLIFGRKQRVKKGENSEK, from the coding sequence ATGGGAATGCCAAGCGGAATATCATTATTCATAATTAGTTTATTTATGATAATGCCCTTAGTTATGTTGGTTAATGTTGCTATTAGTGAATTTAAAGATAATATAAATAAAATTGTTTGGATTATTATAATTTTAGTTTTATATCCTATAGGTTGGATTTTATATCTAATATTTGGAAGAAAACAAAGAGTTAAAAAGGGAGAAAATAGTGAAAAATAA
- a CDS encoding helix-turn-helix transcriptional regulator → MEVDFSNSSKEEIEFFYKKISTNIKKYRLEKGLSQEKLALDIGVKSIAFYSNCESNRYQKHFNLEHLYKISKSLNINIEDLFK, encoded by the coding sequence ATGGAAGTAGATTTTAGTAACAGTTCTAAAGAAGAGATTGAGTTTTTTTATAAAAAAATATCTACAAATATTAAAAAATATAGATTAGAAAAAGGATTGTCTCAAGAAAAATTAGCACTTGATATTGGTGTTAAATCAATTGCATTTTACTCAAATTGTGAAAGTAATAGATATCAAAAACACTTTAATTTAGAGCATTTATATAAGATATCAAAATCTTTAAATATAAATATTGAAGATCTATTTAAATAA
- a CDS encoding helix-turn-helix domain-containing protein, whose protein sequence is MTKEEFCIRLKELNLTQKDFAEIAHVPYSTLNNWGCMANGKIIQVPTWVEPFLKHYSQSIKYDKVKKQVVQLLLEEMKQRKQNSTNQNKD, encoded by the coding sequence ATGACAAAAGAAGAGTTTTGTATTAGATTAAAAGAGTTAAATCTTACACAAAAAGATTTTGCAGAGATTGCACATGTACCTTACTCAACATTAAATAATTGGGGTTGTATGGCTAATGGTAAAATAATACAAGTTCCAACTTGGGTAGAGCCTTTTTTAAAGCATTATAGTCAATCTATAAAATATGATAAAGTAAAAAAACAAGTCGTTCAACTATTATTAGAAGAGATGAAACAAAGAAAACAAAATTCAACAAATCAAAATAAGGATTAA
- a CDS encoding YbaK/EbsC family protein, giving the protein MMCKFNKIKHKNVITCTEAVIERKISLKQELKTLLLDVNSRIIAVHIRGSDRLKIRNIKKIFKTKNIFFVEKEFLNYVNLDKGRINPWNINFCQYNLICLNIFNNKFMATNNGKFDEGIIFKTDELLKIENIILGKFGENK; this is encoded by the coding sequence ATGATGTGTAAATTTAATAAAATAAAACATAAAAATGTAATTACTTGTACAGAAGCTGTTATAGAAAGAAAAATAAGTCTTAAACAAGAGCTTAAAACACTTTTACTAGATGTAAACTCAAGAATTATAGCTGTACATATTAGAGGTTCAGATAGATTAAAAATTAGAAATATTAAAAAAATATTTAAGACAAAAAATATATTTTTTGTTGAAAAAGAATTTTTAAATTATGTAAATCTTGATAAAGGACGAATTAATCCATGGAACATAAATTTTTGTCAATATAATTTAATATGTTTAAATATTTTTAACAATAAATTTATGGCTACAAATAATGGAAAATTCGATGAAGGAATTATTTTCAAAACGGATGAATTGTTAAAAATAGAAAATATAATTTTAGGTAAATTTGGAGAAAATAAATGA